DNA sequence from the Lysinibacillus sp. OF-1 genome:
CGATGGCTGGTATCTAGTCATGAAATCGTTACTACAAAGTTTTTAGGGGATGATACAGTATGACAGGTGAATTGGTTATTTCCATAGCAGAACGTGCCATTATGATTATCCTTCTAACAAGCGGTCCGCTATTATTAGTTGCTTTAATCACTGGTTTAGCGGTAAGTATCTTTCAAGCAACAACTTCGATACAAGAGCAAACATTAGCATTTGTACCCAAAATTGTCGCTGTCCTAGTGGCCATCGTATTCTTTGGCCCATGGATGTTATCTCAAGTTACTAGCTATGCGAGAGACATATTCGAGAATTTAACACGTTATATAGGGTGAGTCCATGAATGAATTAATTCCACATTTAACGGTTTTCTTATTAGTACTTGTGCGTGTTTCAGCATTTTTTGTTACGGTCCCTTTTTTTTCATATAGGACCATTCCGCCACAAGTCAAAATTACTCTCGCACTGGTATTAGCTTGGATGATGTACTATACAATTGATGTTGAGCCATTGGTCTTCAATGATGAATACATATTATTAGTGATGAAAGAAGCACTTGTTGGACTATTGCTTGGTCTTATGGGCTACATCATCATGTCTGCAATACAAATTGCAGGAAGCTTTATTGATTTTCAAATGGGATTTGCCATTGCCAATATTATTGATCCACAAACAGGTGCGCAAAGCCCATTAATTGGTCAGTTCTTTAATATGCTAGCACTTCTTTTTTTATTAGCGATTGATGGCCATCATATGATTCTGAATGGAATTTACTATAGCTATCAATTTTTACCGATGGATCAATTTCCTAGTTTTGCTAGTGAAAGCTTACCTAAATTTATTATGACGACTTTCACAGCCGTTTTCGCGATAGCATTTCAGATGGCTGCTCCTGTTGTGGCGACCTTATTTTTAGTCGATTTAGCTTTAGGAATAACAGCAAAAACAGTACCGCAATTAAATATTTTTGTGGTCGGTTTTCCGATTAAAATCGGAGTTAGTTTTTTAGTAATGTTTACAATGATGGCTGTGATGATTCAAGTTATTCAAAAGCTCATTACGATTATGATCTACGGTATACGGGATTTAATGGCCATTTTAGGTGGTGGATGATATGAAGCTACTACTAAGTTTAGATATCCAGTTTTTTGCAGGTGAAAAAACAGAAAAGGCAACCCCTAAAAAACGTCAGGATGCTCGAAAAAAAGGGCAAGTTGTAAAGAGTCAAGATATTTCTAGTGCCATTGTCATGCTTATGGTATTTATCTTTTTATTTTTCTTTGCTGGCTCCTTGCGTGATGAATTATTAGCTTTTTTTAGACAAACATTTATTCATAACATACGCATCGAAAAATTAACGATTGATAGTGTGATGCGTTTATTTACAGAAACATTGATACAGATGGCTTTTATTATTGTGCCCATCATGGCGATTGCTTTTGTTGGAGCTCTTGCGGGTAATTTCCTGCAGTTTGGCTTTTTATTTACATTAGAACCAATGAAATTTGATTTAAAAAAGATGGATCCTATTAAAGGGTTAAAAAAAATATTTTCTGTTAAGGCCATTGTTGAACTGCTGAAGTCGGTCTTAAAGATTGGCTTTATAGGAAGTGTCACAACAATTATTATTTGGACAAACCTACCAGAAGTTTTGGCTTTATCTTTTAAAAGTCCATGGATGACGCTCATTACAGTAGGGAAGCTTGTCGGCATAATGGGTATAGCCGCATCTTTAGTTTTACTTTGTGTATCCGTTCTGGACTGGATGTATCAAAAACATGAGTATGAAAAAAATCTTAAAATGTCTAAGCAAGATATTAAAGATGAATATAAAAATAGTGAGGGTGACCCGCTGATTAAATCCAAAATCAAACAACGTCAACGCGAAATGGCGATGCGTCGTATGATGTCAGAGGTGCCGAATGCAGATGTTGTTATCACCAACCCTACTCACTATGCGATTGCCCTCAAATACGATGAGGACAATATGGATGCCCCACGTATCGTTGCGAAGGGGACAGACTTTGTCGCCCAAAAAATTAAGCTGATCGCCAAAGAGCATGATGTCATAATGGTTGAAAATAGACCTTTAGCACGTGCGATGTATGATCAGGTAGAAATTGGTGATCAAGTACCAGAGGAATTTTTTAAGGCAGTAGCAGAAATACTCGCTTATGTTTACCGTATTAAGCGAAAAATTTAAAGCTTTTAAGTAGGAGGGACACAAATGAAAGTTCGCGATATTGGGGTTTTAGGTGCGGTTATTTTAATCGTTGCGATGCTCATCATCCCTCTTCCTCCGTGGATGTTAAGTTTCTTAATTGTCATTAATATTACATTAGGATTAATTGTACTGCTAACAGCAATGAGTATGAAGGAAGCATTGGACTTTTCTATCTTCCCATCGGTCATTTTACTGTTAACCTTGTTCCGATTAGGACTAAGTGTTTCCACAACCCGTGCTATTTTAGCAAATGGTGATGCAGGGTCAGTCGTTGAAACCTTTGGTGATTTCGTAGTTGGCGGGAATGTTCTTGTTGGTTTAGTTGTCTTCTTAATTCTAGTGTTAATTCAGTTTATTGTAATTACAAAGGGCGCGGAGCGTGTAGCTGAAGTAGCAGCACGTTTCACACTCGATGCAATGCCTGGTAAACAAATGAGTATTGATGCTGACTTAAATGCAGGGGTCATTTCCGAAAAAGAAGCACGTGAACGACGTGAAAAGGTATCGGGAGAAGCAGACTTCTATGGAGCGATGGATGGTGCCACAAAATTCGTAAAAGGGGATGCCATTGCCTCAATGGTAATGGTTATTATCAACCTATTATTTGGGATCATTATCGGGGTAGTGCAAATGGGTCTTCCATTTGCAGAAGCAGCAACTCATTTTTCTAAACTAACAGTTGGAGATGGTATTGTATCCCAAATCCCGGCTTTACTTATTTCAACAGCTACAGGGATTGTTGTAACCCGTGCCTCTTCAAAAGGAAGTCTTGGCCAGGATATAACAGGACAATTATTTGCTCAGGCAAAGCTTCTTTATGTAGCTGGTGGAACGATTATCTTACTTGGATTATTTACACCAATTCCAGATTGGATAACGATTCCAATTGGTGCGTCACTCATTACAGGAGCATATATGATGGGGCGTAAGAAGCCAGAGGATGAAGAGGAATTACTTGAAATTGAGGAAGAAGTGGCAACAGATGGCATGAAGAGCCCTGAAAATGTTGTGAATTTATTAAATGTGGACCCGATCGAATTTGAATTTGGTTATGGATTAATACCTTTAGTAGATGCTACACAAGGTGGGGATTTATTAGATCGTGTTATTATGATTCGACGACAGCTAGCATTAGAATTAGGTATCGTCATCCCAGTTGTTCGTATTCGAGATAATATTCAGCTGCAACCAAATGAATATCGTATTAAAATAAAAGGGAATGAAATGGCACGAGGCGAGCTCTTATTAGATCATTATTTAGCGATGAGCCCTGGTGATGATGACTCTATTGAAGGAATTGATACTGTGGAGCCATCATTTGGACTACCAGCGAAATGGATTACGGAGCAAGTGAAAGAAGATGCCGAAATGTATGGTTACACAGTTGTTGATCCACCAAGTGTGGTGTCAACACACTTAACAGAAATCATTCGAGCAAATGCACATGAGTTACTAGGACGCCAAGAGACGAAGCAGTTAATCGATCACTTACGCGAAACACATCCTATTTTAGTCGAAGAATTAACACCGACTCCTTTGTCTACTGGAGAAATCCAAAAGGTACTTGGCAAGCTTCTTCGAGAAAATGTGTCTGTACGTAACTTACCTATAATTTTTGAGACATTAGCAGACTATGCAAAATTAACGAGTGATACAGATATTTTAACGGAGTATGTCCGTCAAGCATTAGCACGTCAAATTACTGCACAATATGTTGGAGATAGTTCAGCATTAAAGGTGATTACGGTGTCAGGTAAAGTAGAAAAAATGATTGCTGATAGTATTCAACAAACGGATCACGGAAATTATTTAGCAATGGATCCTCAAGATTCTCAAACCGTTTTAGAGACTATTGCAGCAGAAGTAGAGCGTGTTTCCTTTATGGAGCAATCCGCTATCATTTTATGCTCTCCAGCAGTTCGTATGTATTTACGACAATTGACGGAGCGTTATTTCCCTCAAATTCCAGTTCTCTCTTATAATGAGCTGGATGCTTCAGTTGAAATTCAAAGTGTTGGGGTGGTGAATGTTCAATGAAAATGAAAAAATATTATGCATCATCCATACCAGAGGCGATGAAGCAAGTGCGGGCAGAATTAGGTGAGGACGCAGTCATTTTAAATTCAAAAGTAGTCATCACAAAGAAATTTTTCGGTATGATTAAAAAGAAAAGTTTTGAAGTGGTCGCGGGAGTTGATGTTATGGAGCCAAGTTATGTGGCTCCAGCACCAGCTGTACTACCTGTAGAAACAAAAGAAAATGCAAGGTTACAAGAGATTACAAATGCTATTCAAGCAAAAGTCCATCAAGAGCCAACACCACATGTTGCAGCAGTGCATGAGGATACTAGCATCTCTGAAGAATTGAGGAAGGAAATTGCAGATTTAAAATCTTTAATGCAATCGATGCATAAAAAGACCACCCAAGCTCAATATCCCGATGAACTCTTCCCCTTCATTGAATACTTAAGACAGCAAGAGCTAAGTGAAGAGCTCATCACAACGATAGGTGATGAGCTTTTTATGCATTTCAAAGAAGCGTCAGAAATAAATTTTTCACAATGTAAATTAATAACGAAAAATTTACTACGTAAGCAGCTAGAGGCCCTTCCTGTCGGAGGATTGTCCTATGAAAGAAAGTATATAAATGTTTTAGGCCCAACAGGAGTTGGAAAGACTACAACGATTGCTAAAATGGCAGCGCGAGCTGTGTTAGAAAAAAAGAAAAAAGTCGGCTTTATTACGACCGATACGTATCGAATTGCTGCCATAGAACAGCTAAAAACATATGCAGGTCTTTTACAGGCTCCAGTTGAAATTGCTTATAATGCGACCGATTTCGAGCAAGCAATCCAAAGTTTATCCCATTTAGATTTGGTGTTTATTGATACAGCAGGTCGCAATTATAAAGAGGTCAAGTATGTGGATGATCTCCAACGTCTCATTAAGTTCGATGATCAAGCAGAGTCTTACTTAGTCCTTGCTATGACAACGAAAGAAAAGGATATGGAGAACATTGTAGACCAATTTAAGCAATTACCAATTGAAAAATTCATTTTCACAAAAATTGATGAAACAAATTCTATTGGCACAATGATCAATTTAATGATTAAATATAATAAAGGACTTGCTTACTATACGAATGGTCAAGAAGTACCAGAAGATATTGAGGAAGCTGATTTAGAAGCAGTACTTAATTTGTTTTTTCAAGGTGAAGAAAAATGAGAGACCAAGCTGAAACATTACGCTTGAAAATGATGAGGCAGCAGGGCGAACTAGGTAGAGCCATCGCAGTTGTCAGTGGCAAAGGTGGAGTAGGTAAAAGTAACTTCACCATGAATTTTGCTATAACCTTGGCCCAAAAGGGAAAAAGAGTTGCCATTGTAGATATGGATATTGGGATGGGGAATATTCATATTTTAATTGGGAAAAATGCTTCTTATAGTTTGAAAGACTATTTAGAAGGAAATAAATTACTAGATGAGGTAATATTTGAAGGACCTTATGATCTAAAGTATATTTCAGGTGGGTCTGGTATGACGAGCGTTCTAGATTGGTCACAAAGTATGTTTGAGCGATTGATTCATGCCTTTGAACAGCTTCAAAAAAACTATGATTATATTTTATTTGATATGGGGGCTGGTGCGACAAATTGGTCATTAGACTTACTGACATCCATTGATGAAATTATTGTCATTTCAACAGCGGAGCCTACTTCTATAACAGATGCGTACTCCATGATGAAATATATTCATGTACGTGATCCAGAGAAGGAGTTTTACATTCTTTGTAACCGTGCTTTTAGCAAAGAAGAAGGAATTGAAACGAATGAACGTTTAAAAATAACGATGAAACGTTTTTTAGACAAAGAAATAACCATTCTAGGTTCATTACCTGAAGATCCAGTTGTGCGTAAGGCTGTGCGTGAGCAAGTACCATTCTCGCTTGCTTATCCAGACGCACTAATATCAAAGACATTACAACTTATAGTCGTTCGTTTTATGGAACATCGTGCAGAGGAAATACACGCACATGAACAAACAGCTAAAAAATTTTTATCGAAACTCAGAAGTATTTTCTCGAAAGGGCGTGATTAATTGGACTTTTTACATAAAAGCAAGCTATTAGTTGTGGATGATTCTGCTTTTATGAGAAAGCTAATTAGTGACTTTTTTGTTGGCAACTCTAAGGTGGAAGTAGTTGGAACGGCACGAAATGGAAAAGATGCGATCAAAAAAATACAGTCGTTGAAGCCAACAGTTGTGACAATGGATATTGAGATGCCTGAAATGAATGGGCTAGATGCTTTAAAAGAAATTATGATTCAATGTCCAGTTCCTGTAATAATGCTCTCGAGTACCACTCAACGTGGGACAGAAAATGCAATAGCAGCAATTGAGAGTGGTGCAGTAGATTTTGTCGCAAAGCCAAGCGGAACCATTTCTCTTGATTTACATAAAATCCAAAATGAGCTTGTTCACAAAGTAGAGCAGGCGGCAATGGTGCCGATTTCCAAACTGAAAAAACCTTCTGGTAGTAAAAAACAACAAGAACCAGTGACAAGAGCGAGTACCGTAGTAAAGGAGCCACAACAGCATGGACGAACACCAACTCTTATGAATGTTGCTGCTAGCAATGTAGCTACATCAAAGCCACTGGTAGAATGGAGTAAAGTTGGAAAGAAAATGGTGTTAATTGGTACATCAACCGGAGGACCTCGTGCACTTCAGGAGGTCATTACTAAAATTCCTAAGTCCATACAAGCACCTATATTAATTGTTCAGCATATGCCAGCTGGATTTACTAAATCACTTGCTACTCGTCTGGATCAGCTAAGTGAAATTGCTGTAAAAGAAGCGGAACAGGGCGATATATTGCAAAATGGAGTAGCTTATATTGCACCGGGTGGTTATCATTTAAAGCTGAGAAAAGTAGGAACGACTTTTGGCATTGTTCTTGATAATCAGGAAGCACCGAGATCAGGCCATCGCCCTTCTGTAGATGTAATGTTTGAAGATGTTAGTCAATATAAGGATTTTGATAAAGTGGCAGTCATTATGACTGGTATGGGCCATGATGGTTCTAATGGACTGAAAGCATTGAAAAAAAGTGGTAATGTCATAGCTATTGCAGAATCAGCCGAAACTTGCATTGTATATGGTATGCCAAAAGCAGCAGTAGAAACGCAACTTGTTGATGAAGTTGCAGATGTAGATGATATTGCACAAACAATAATGAAATATTTGCCTTAAAAGGGGTGTCCTCTTATGGAAGTCAATCAATATTTAGAGATGTTTATCGAAGAAAGTAAAGAGCATTTACAAGCATGTAGTGAACATTTATTAGAATTAGAGAAGAATCCAGATGATTTGGCCATTGTTGGGGAAATATTCCGCTCTGCCCACACGTTAAAAGGTATGTCTGCCACAATGGGCTTTGAAGATTTAGCGGATTTGACACATAAAATGGAGAATGTTTTAGATGCTATTCGTAATGAGAAAATCCATGTCACACCTGAAATACTAGATGTTGTCTTTGAATCTGTTGATCATCTAGAAGAAATGGTGATGGATATTGCGAACGGTGGAGATGGTAAACGTGATGTTTCATCAACTGTTGCTCAACTGAAGCGCATTGAATTAGGTGAGGAAGCAGTACCAGAAGTGGTAGCAACAGTGGCACCGGCAGTCGTTGCAAGTGTTTTAGAATATGATAGCTTTGAACAAACAGTTATTACACAATCATCTGAACAAGGCTTCAATGCATTTGAAATTGCAGTTACATTACGTGAGGATTGCCTATTAAAGGCTGCGCGTGTATTTATGGTGTTTGAAATTTTAGAAAAAGATGGAGATGTCATTAAGTCCAGTCCATCTGTTGAAAAGCTTGAAGATGAACAGTTTGATCAACAATTCTATGTTGCTTTTGTGACAAAAGAAACAGCCGAAGATATGCAGAAAAAAATAATGAAGGTTTCAGAGGTTGATGAAGTCGTTGTGACAACAATTGACCTGAAGAAATTTAGTGAAAAACAATATGAAGCCCATCAGGAAGTAGCAGCAACAGCAGTGGTAGAAGTAGAACCAACACCAGCAGCTACGCCTGCGAAAGCTGAACCTGTTGCGGCACCAGCCAAAGCAGCAGCACCAGCTAAAGCTGATAAAGCTCATGCACCTGTAGGGAATAAAACGATTCGTGTAAATATTGAACGTCTTGATATTTTAATGAACTTGTTTGAAGAGCTTGTCATTGATCGTGGTCGACTACAATCGATCGCTACAGAAGTGAATCATGGTGAGTTAAATGAAACAGTAGAGCGCATGAGTCGTGTGATGGGTGATCTACAAACAATTATTTTAACGATGCGTATGGTACCAGTGGAAACAGTATTCAACCGATTCCCAAAAATGATTCGTCAGCTATCGCGTGACTTAAATAAAAAGATCAACCTAGAAATCATCGGTGCAGAAACCGAGTTAGATCGTACGGTTATAGATGAAATTGGGGATCCACTAGTTCACTTAA
Encoded proteins:
- the fliQ gene encoding flagellar biosynthesis protein FliQ, which translates into the protein MTGELVISIAERAIMIILLTSGPLLLVALITGLAVSIFQATTSIQEQTLAFVPKIVAVLVAIVFFGPWMLSQVTSYARDIFENLTRYIG
- the fliR gene encoding flagellar biosynthetic protein FliR — translated: MNELIPHLTVFLLVLVRVSAFFVTVPFFSYRTIPPQVKITLALVLAWMMYYTIDVEPLVFNDEYILLVMKEALVGLLLGLMGYIIMSAIQIAGSFIDFQMGFAIANIIDPQTGAQSPLIGQFFNMLALLFLLAIDGHHMILNGIYYSYQFLPMDQFPSFASESLPKFIMTTFTAVFAIAFQMAAPVVATLFLVDLALGITAKTVPQLNIFVVGFPIKIGVSFLVMFTMMAVMIQVIQKLITIMIYGIRDLMAILGGG
- the flhB gene encoding flagellar biosynthesis protein FlhB, with protein sequence MKLLLSLDIQFFAGEKTEKATPKKRQDARKKGQVVKSQDISSAIVMLMVFIFLFFFAGSLRDELLAFFRQTFIHNIRIEKLTIDSVMRLFTETLIQMAFIIVPIMAIAFVGALAGNFLQFGFLFTLEPMKFDLKKMDPIKGLKKIFSVKAIVELLKSVLKIGFIGSVTTIIIWTNLPEVLALSFKSPWMTLITVGKLVGIMGIAASLVLLCVSVLDWMYQKHEYEKNLKMSKQDIKDEYKNSEGDPLIKSKIKQRQREMAMRRMMSEVPNADVVITNPTHYAIALKYDEDNMDAPRIVAKGTDFVAQKIKLIAKEHDVIMVENRPLARAMYDQVEIGDQVPEEFFKAVAEILAYVYRIKRKI
- the flhA gene encoding flagellar biosynthesis protein FlhA; this encodes MKVRDIGVLGAVILIVAMLIIPLPPWMLSFLIVINITLGLIVLLTAMSMKEALDFSIFPSVILLLTLFRLGLSVSTTRAILANGDAGSVVETFGDFVVGGNVLVGLVVFLILVLIQFIVITKGAERVAEVAARFTLDAMPGKQMSIDADLNAGVISEKEARERREKVSGEADFYGAMDGATKFVKGDAIASMVMVIINLLFGIIIGVVQMGLPFAEAATHFSKLTVGDGIVSQIPALLISTATGIVVTRASSKGSLGQDITGQLFAQAKLLYVAGGTIILLGLFTPIPDWITIPIGASLITGAYMMGRKKPEDEEELLEIEEEVATDGMKSPENVVNLLNVDPIEFEFGYGLIPLVDATQGGDLLDRVIMIRRQLALELGIVIPVVRIRDNIQLQPNEYRIKIKGNEMARGELLLDHYLAMSPGDDDSIEGIDTVEPSFGLPAKWITEQVKEDAEMYGYTVVDPPSVVSTHLTEIIRANAHELLGRQETKQLIDHLRETHPILVEELTPTPLSTGEIQKVLGKLLRENVSVRNLPIIFETLADYAKLTSDTDILTEYVRQALARQITAQYVGDSSALKVITVSGKVEKMIADSIQQTDHGNYLAMDPQDSQTVLETIAAEVERVSFMEQSAIILCSPAVRMYLRQLTERYFPQIPVLSYNELDASVEIQSVGVVNVQ
- the flhF gene encoding flagellar biosynthesis protein FlhF yields the protein MKMKKYYASSIPEAMKQVRAELGEDAVILNSKVVITKKFFGMIKKKSFEVVAGVDVMEPSYVAPAPAVLPVETKENARLQEITNAIQAKVHQEPTPHVAAVHEDTSISEELRKEIADLKSLMQSMHKKTTQAQYPDELFPFIEYLRQQELSEELITTIGDELFMHFKEASEINFSQCKLITKNLLRKQLEALPVGGLSYERKYINVLGPTGVGKTTTIAKMAARAVLEKKKKVGFITTDTYRIAAIEQLKTYAGLLQAPVEIAYNATDFEQAIQSLSHLDLVFIDTAGRNYKEVKYVDDLQRLIKFDDQAESYLVLAMTTKEKDMENIVDQFKQLPIEKFIFTKIDETNSIGTMINLMIKYNKGLAYYTNGQEVPEDIEEADLEAVLNLFFQGEEK
- a CDS encoding MinD/ParA family protein, which produces MRDQAETLRLKMMRQQGELGRAIAVVSGKGGVGKSNFTMNFAITLAQKGKRVAIVDMDIGMGNIHILIGKNASYSLKDYLEGNKLLDEVIFEGPYDLKYISGGSGMTSVLDWSQSMFERLIHAFEQLQKNYDYILFDMGAGATNWSLDLLTSIDEIIVISTAEPTSITDAYSMMKYIHVRDPEKEFYILCNRAFSKEEGIETNERLKITMKRFLDKEITILGSLPEDPVVRKAVREQVPFSLAYPDALISKTLQLIVVRFMEHRAEEIHAHEQTAKKFLSKLRSIFSKGRD
- a CDS encoding protein-glutamate methylesterase/protein-glutamine glutaminase; translated protein: MDFLHKSKLLVVDDSAFMRKLISDFFVGNSKVEVVGTARNGKDAIKKIQSLKPTVVTMDIEMPEMNGLDALKEIMIQCPVPVIMLSSTTQRGTENAIAAIESGAVDFVAKPSGTISLDLHKIQNELVHKVEQAAMVPISKLKKPSGSKKQQEPVTRASTVVKEPQQHGRTPTLMNVAASNVATSKPLVEWSKVGKKMVLIGTSTGGPRALQEVITKIPKSIQAPILIVQHMPAGFTKSLATRLDQLSEIAVKEAEQGDILQNGVAYIAPGGYHLKLRKVGTTFGIVLDNQEAPRSGHRPSVDVMFEDVSQYKDFDKVAVIMTGMGHDGSNGLKALKKSGNVIAIAESAETCIVYGMPKAAVETQLVDEVADVDDIAQTIMKYLP
- a CDS encoding chemotaxis protein CheA, which encodes MEVNQYLEMFIEESKEHLQACSEHLLELEKNPDDLAIVGEIFRSAHTLKGMSATMGFEDLADLTHKMENVLDAIRNEKIHVTPEILDVVFESVDHLEEMVMDIANGGDGKRDVSSTVAQLKRIELGEEAVPEVVATVAPAVVASVLEYDSFEQTVITQSSEQGFNAFEIAVTLREDCLLKAARVFMVFEILEKDGDVIKSSPSVEKLEDEQFDQQFYVAFVTKETAEDMQKKIMKVSEVDEVVVTTIDLKKFSEKQYEAHQEVAATAVVEVEPTPAATPAKAEPVAAPAKAAAPAKADKAHAPVGNKTIRVNIERLDILMNLFEELVIDRGRLQSIATEVNHGELNETVERMSRVMGDLQTIILTMRMVPVETVFNRFPKMIRQLSRDLNKKINLEIIGAETELDRTVIDEIGDPLVHLIRNSVDHGIENPTARRAKGKPEEGTVVLRAYHSGNYVFIEIEDDGAGINREKVLAKAISKGIVTQEQSYSMSDKQINELILASGFSTADVISDVSGRGVGLDVVKTTIESLGGNISIESTQDVGSIFSIQLPLTLSIISVMLVEIEKEIYAIPLSSIIETSIIRSSEIMNAHNQKVIDFRGKVVPLVFLEEIFEVPRKESQDEEFHSVVIVRKGEKLAGLVVDSFIGQQEIVLKSLGNYLTNIFAISGATILGNGKVALIVDCNALIK